Proteins from a genomic interval of Zingiber officinale cultivar Zhangliang chromosome 1B, Zo_v1.1, whole genome shotgun sequence:
- the LOC121984380 gene encoding protein LNK1-like, with translation MADWNRTAIEDIAFGNIGENNNCRLSDGGSIQEEEPLEPGNFIVTHQSTETDIGNNARNKVPKNQDSVWKKEGTIICPSLENESFSIVKGDCQGPNLRQNNTASQNKLCSSSNPSASRNAKEETNICQLSFENNCSVHSKITFFANDNDQENDLLYYDWSDISNFEDVDQMFRNCDPTFGQWSNTDGPSWMSSSNDMFGPEDTLTSAFESSTLEFKELEKAPGYCENTQHLHDCKTPQVDTHKQSCLTHQSFKSNAEQAYDGGGEDENKSSLTPFSTHNLDEHEPEINIQTQQLNRQFSSDVKGKGLATYPVQLHSKQDCFAKSNSSSFTQSLDPDFHVDNKLLYQDLLLRTTSSTITNCEQDISSSLEVSAPVGNNTFHGMGKVPCPLLNNSVMKLEEMAGRPHIGPPDLGNSVRKHYDNFGQNIHNDQGNMNIELHGTDMDSGVGKSPFMASVLSDDISIKIIRFQQLQGTIGQLDIRTKLCIRDSLYRLARSAEQRHKFDAANAQGADFRTGIYGTGASSRPVEYMDIETETNPIDRSVAHLLFHKAPESVMRTIDDSTSFEAGMM, from the exons ATTGAAGACATTGCTTTTGGTAATATTGGTGAGAACAACAACTGTAGATTGTCTGATGGAGGTAGCATACAAGAGGAAGAGCCCCTAGAACCAGGCAACTTCATTGTTACACATCAAAGTACAGAGACCGATATTGGAAATAATGCAAGGAACAAAGTGCCAAAGAACCAAGATTCCGTTTGGAAAAAAGAAGGGACAATTATTTGCCCTTCTCTTGAAAATGAAAGCTTCAGTATAGTGAAAG GGGATTGTCAAGGGCCTAATCTCAGACAAAACAATACAGCTTCACAAAACAAGTTGTGCAGCTCAAGCAATCCTAGTGCAAGTAGGAATGCTAAGGAAGAAACGAATATTTGCCAACTGTCATTTGAGAATAATTGCTCAGTCCACTCCAAAATTACTTTTTTTGCAAATGACAATGATCAAGAAAATGATCTTCTGTATTACGATTGGTCAGATATCAGCAATTTTGAGGACGTTGATCAAATGTTCAG AAATTGTGATCCCACATTTGGACAATGGAGCAATACAGATGGACCATCATGGATGTCTTCCTCAAATGATATGTTTGGTCCAGAAGATACGTTGACGTCAGCCTTTGAATCTTCAACTCTAGAATTCAAAGAATTGGAGAAAGCACCAGGATATTGTGAAAACACCCAACACTTGCATGATTGCAAAACACCGCAGGTTGATACTCATAAGCAATCTTGTTTGACCCACCAGTCCTTCAAGTCAAACGCAGAACAG GCATATGATGGTGGCGGAGAGGACGAGAATAAATCATCTCTAACACCATTTAGCACACATAATTTGGATGAACATGAG CCAGAGATCAACATCCAAACCCAGCAACTAAATAGACAATTCTCATCTGATGTGAAAGGAAAAG GTCTTGCAACTTATCCTGTGCAGCTTCATTCAAAGCAAGATTGTTTTGCAAAATCAAATTCTTCAAGTTTCACGCAGTCCTTAGATCCTGATTTTCATGTGGACAACAAACTTCTGTACCAGGATCTTCTTTTGCGGACAACATCCAGTACAATAACTAACTGTGAACAAGATATTTCCTCGTCACTTGAAGTCTCAGCTCCTGTTGGCAATAACACTTTCCATGGAATGGGGAAAGTACCCTGTCCTTTGTTAAATAATTCTGTCATGAAACTGGAAGAAATGGCGGGCAGACCACACATAGGACCACCAGATCTGGGTAATTCAGTTAGGAAACACtatgataattttggacaaaacATTCACAATGACCAAGGAAATATGAACATAGAGCTTCATGGAACAGATATGGACTCTGGAGTTGGGAAGAGCCCATTCATGGCTTCAGTTTTATCAGATGATATTTCTATTAAAATTATCAGATTCCAGCAGCTTCAGGGTACCATAGGTCAG TTGGATATTAGAACAAAGCTCTGTATAAGAGACAGCCTATACCGATTGGCCAGGAGTGCAGAACAGAGACACAAATTCGATGCTGCAAATGCTCAAGGTGCAGATTTTAGAACAGGAATTTATGGTACAGGAGCATCAAGCAG GCCTGTCGAATATATGGACATAGAAACTGAGACGAATCCCATTGATCGGTCTGTGGCGCACCTGCTTTTCCATAAGGCACCCGAGAGTGTGATGAGAACAATTGATGATTCTACATCATTCGAGGCTGGCATGATG TGA